In one window of Thermococcus celericrescens DNA:
- a CDS encoding 3-methyl-2-oxobutanoate dehydrogenase subunit delta — translation MNTLFGEKKEGATKIVLKSVDEYPEAPVSLGTTLSNFTGDWRTFIPVIDDEKCVKCYICWKFCPEPAIFIREDGYVGVDYDYCKGCGICANECPTKAITMEKEEK, via the coding sequence TTGAACACGCTGTTCGGTGAAAAGAAAGAAGGGGCCACCAAAATCGTCCTCAAGAGCGTGGACGAGTATCCCGAGGCCCCAGTGAGTCTGGGGACAACTCTCAGCAACTTCACGGGAGACTGGAGGACCTTCATCCCGGTCATCGACGACGAGAAGTGCGTTAAGTGCTACATCTGCTGGAAGTTCTGCCCGGAGCCGGCCATATTCATCCGCGAGGACGGCTACGTGGGAGTTGATTATGACTACTGTAAGGGCTGCGGCATCTGTGCGAACGAGTGCCCGACCAAAGCGATAACCATGGAGAAAGAGGAGAAGTGA